One segment of bacterium DNA contains the following:
- a CDS encoding UDP-N-acetylmuramoyl-L-alanyl-D-glutamate--2,6-diaminopimelate ligase produces MRLGELISVLPQKEFIQGNPELEILGLAHSSKEVTPGSLFICIEGYKTDGHRYAAQAIENGAVALVINKELAGIPEQIALIKVPNTRSAEASLAAKFYGYPSQKMPVIGITGTNGKTTTTYLIESILRSAGYRPGVIGTIAYRFGGNIIPAKNTTPSALELNQIMAQMVEIGCDYLVMEVSSHALSQGRVDGIDFDVGIFTNLTRDHLDFHNTLEEYLKAKCILFVKLGQGYDKKYPKFAVVNIDDQYAAEVIAASAVPVVKYGVANDAEVRAANIVPRQTGLVFDLITPLGKTEIQLQLAGMFNVYNALAAAAAVLKANISLEQIKSGLESVSIVPGRFQLVDAGQDFMVIVDYAHTEDALFNLLRSARQLTKQKLIVVFGCGGDRDRGKRPKMGEIAAKLADLVIITSDNPRSEDPARIALDIEIGIKRVSNGADKYQVVLDRKTAIATAIELAKKGDIVVIAGKGHETYQIFADRTIHFDDAEVAREILTQKILR; encoded by the coding sequence ATGCGATTAGGTGAATTAATTTCAGTTTTGCCACAAAAAGAGTTTATTCAAGGTAATCCTGAACTTGAAATTCTCGGGCTTGCGCATAGCTCGAAGGAAGTTACCCCCGGTTCGTTGTTTATTTGTATTGAAGGATATAAAACCGATGGACATCGATATGCAGCACAAGCTATTGAAAACGGAGCGGTTGCGCTTGTAATTAATAAAGAACTCGCTGGAATTCCGGAGCAGATTGCGCTTATTAAAGTGCCAAACACTCGTTCTGCAGAAGCTAGCTTAGCAGCAAAATTCTATGGTTACCCGAGCCAGAAAATGCCGGTTATTGGAATAACTGGCACCAATGGGAAAACGACGACCACCTATTTAATTGAATCAATTTTACGAAGTGCCGGATATCGTCCTGGTGTCATTGGAACGATTGCATATCGGTTTGGTGGGAACATTATACCTGCGAAAAATACGACACCGTCAGCGCTAGAGCTAAATCAAATCATGGCGCAAATGGTTGAAATCGGCTGTGATTATCTAGTTATGGAAGTTTCATCGCATGCGTTATCGCAAGGACGGGTCGATGGAATAGATTTCGATGTCGGAATATTTACCAACCTAACCCGAGACCATCTCGATTTTCATAATACGTTAGAAGAATATCTTAAAGCAAAATGTATTCTATTCGTTAAACTCGGACAGGGATATGATAAAAAATATCCTAAATTTGCAGTAGTTAATATTGATGACCAATACGCAGCTGAGGTTATTGCCGCTAGTGCCGTTCCGGTAGTGAAATATGGTGTAGCGAATGATGCGGAAGTTCGAGCTGCAAATATCGTACCACGTCAAACAGGATTAGTGTTCGATTTAATAACTCCGCTCGGGAAAACCGAAATCCAGTTACAGCTTGCCGGTATGTTTAACGTTTATAATGCACTTGCGGCAGCAGCTGCAGTATTGAAAGCCAATATTTCATTAGAGCAGATTAAATCGGGATTAGAATCAGTCTCCATCGTTCCAGGTCGATTTCAGTTGGTTGATGCTGGTCAAGATTTTATGGTAATTGTCGATTATGCTCATACGGAAGATGCATTGTTCAATTTACTCCGTTCGGCTCGACAGTTAACTAAACAGAAACTAATTGTCGTTTTCGGCTGTGGTGGAGACCGAGACCGAGGTAAACGACCTAAGATGGGAGAAATAGCAGCAAAGTTAGCTGATCTAGTTATCATAACTTCAGATAATCCCCGGTCTGAAGACCCAGCCCGAATCGCATTAGATATCGAAATCGGGATTAAACGGGTTAGTAATGGAGCCGATAAATATCAAGTGGTTCTGGATCGAAAAACGGCAATTGCAACCGCAATTGAATTAGCAAAAAAAGGAGATATTGTGGTTATTGCTGGAAAAGGACACGAAACCTACCAAATATTTGCCGATCGAACGATTCATTTTGATGATGCTGAAGTAGCTAGAGAAATATTAACCCAAAAAATATTGAGGTAG
- the mraZ gene encoding division/cell wall cluster transcriptional repressor MraZ encodes MLTKFRGEKYHRIDSNFRISMPREFADIFRETSQGKIVISRGFEHCLWLYPATIYEIIIQRLSILPQFKKDVMELRSLYVGSITETELDKQGRIVLPKHLIQYAGIEQEIVLVGESFRLQLWSASNWQHFLERINTNTDVIAEKMSALFEQQSVSNQPLFEDTADNLLNA; translated from the coding sequence ATGTTAACAAAATTTCGAGGTGAAAAATATCATCGGATTGATAGTAATTTCCGTATAAGTATGCCGCGTGAATTTGCTGATATCTTTCGTGAAACATCGCAAGGAAAAATTGTAATATCACGCGGATTTGAACATTGTCTTTGGTTATATCCAGCAACAATATATGAAATTATTATCCAGCGTTTATCAATTTTACCGCAATTTAAAAAAGACGTCATGGAGTTACGTTCATTATATGTTGGAAGTATAACAGAAACTGAATTAGATAAACAAGGCAGGATAGTGCTTCCTAAACACTTAATACAGTATGCAGGCATAGAACAAGAAATTGTTCTCGTTGGTGAATCGTTTCGCTTGCAATTATGGAGTGCATCGAATTGGCAGCATTTCCTTGAACGAATTAATACTAATACTGATGTCATCGCAGAAAAAATGTCCGCATTATTTGAACAACAGTCTGTTAGTAATCAACCGTTATTTGAAGATACGGCGGATAACTTACTAAATGCATGA
- the metG gene encoding methionine--tRNA ligase translates to MNRKTFYVTTPIYYINDVPHLGHAYTTIASDVVARHKRLQGYEVYFLTGVDEHGQKVQDAADAKGIDPQSFVNQTVVRFTDLWKRLNISYTDFIRTTEPRHRRCVQKFFNDLLAKGHIYKGMYEGWYCIPCETFFPESQLKPGNICPDCGRTTQRLREESYFFALSKWQNHWLQYIDSHPDCLVPESRRNEIVNFVKTELRDLSISRTTLKWGIPVPNDPGHVFYVWFDALINYISAIGYENNETKFKKYWPADVHFIGKEILRFHSIIWFSMLFAAGLEPPKKVFAHGWWTVDGEKMSKSKGNVVDPHVMIDRYGVDAFRYFLLREVPFGADGDFSETSLRLRFDSDLANDLGNLLYRSLVMFEKYFNGKIPTPGIKHELDTQIGILRNKTIQSAITHYDNFAFSHALSDIWELIRRTNKYIDETAPWSYFKDRNIDRVATILYEIAETIRIIALLLYPVMPTTAQQIWSELGLEVKIENETYVTLTSENIMKPGLQTRRGNPLFPRLQSKG, encoded by the coding sequence ATGAATAGAAAAACTTTTTATGTAACAACACCGATTTATTATATTAATGATGTTCCGCATCTAGGACATGCTTATACTACTATTGCGTCAGATGTTGTGGCGCGGCATAAACGTCTGCAAGGTTATGAGGTATACTTCTTAACTGGGGTAGATGAACATGGTCAAAAAGTTCAGGATGCAGCGGACGCAAAAGGAATAGACCCGCAATCGTTCGTTAACCAAACTGTAGTGCGATTTACTGACTTATGGAAACGATTAAATATTTCCTATACTGATTTTATTCGAACTACGGAACCCCGACATCGACGATGTGTCCAGAAATTTTTTAACGATTTATTAGCTAAAGGTCATATATATAAAGGTATGTATGAAGGGTGGTACTGTATTCCCTGCGAAACGTTCTTTCCTGAAAGCCAGTTAAAACCGGGAAACATTTGTCCTGATTGCGGCCGAACCACACAACGCTTGCGAGAAGAAAGCTATTTTTTTGCATTATCCAAATGGCAAAACCACTGGTTACAATACATTGATTCTCATCCGGACTGTTTGGTTCCAGAAAGCCGAAGAAACGAAATAGTTAATTTCGTAAAAACTGAATTGCGTGATTTATCAATTAGTCGGACAACGCTCAAATGGGGAATTCCGGTTCCAAACGATCCAGGTCACGTTTTTTATGTTTGGTTTGATGCATTAATCAATTATATTTCTGCAATCGGTTATGAAAATAACGAAACGAAATTTAAAAAATATTGGCCTGCAGATGTGCATTTTATCGGAAAAGAAATATTGCGTTTTCATTCGATAATCTGGTTTAGCATGTTGTTTGCCGCAGGACTCGAACCCCCGAAGAAAGTTTTTGCCCATGGTTGGTGGACAGTTGATGGTGAAAAAATGAGTAAATCGAAAGGAAATGTCGTGGATCCCCATGTAATGATTGATCGTTATGGAGTGGATGCATTCAGGTACTTCTTGTTGCGAGAAGTACCATTTGGTGCGGACGGTGATTTTTCAGAGACATCGCTGCGATTACGGTTCGATAGCGATTTAGCAAATGATCTTGGTAATCTCCTATATCGAAGTTTGGTAATGTTTGAAAAATATTTTAATGGGAAAATTCCGACTCCAGGAATAAAACATGAACTTGATACCCAGATTGGTATCCTTCGCAACAAAACAATTCAATCCGCAATCACTCACTACGATAACTTTGCGTTCAGTCATGCTTTATCAGACATTTGGGAATTAATTCGACGGACTAATAAGTATATTGATGAAACAGCACCATGGTCTTATTTTAAAGATAGGAATATTGACCGCGTTGCGACCATTCTTTATGAAATTGCGGAAACAATACGGATTATTGCGTTATTATTATATCCGGTTATGCCGACAACCGCACAACAAATATGGTCTGAACTGGGACTCGAAGTAAAAATCGAAAACGAAACGTATGTAACCCTCACTTCAGAAAATATAATGAAACCAGGATTACAAACTCGACGTGGTAATCCATTATTTCCCCGGTTACAGTCAAAAGGGTAA
- a CDS encoding transpeptidase family protein — MRRTKPSVHVTSRAHQIRILFILLGFIIIFASIGLRLYHLQCIQYKKYRVLADNQHIVKSQLPAKRGAIYDRNGKELAISIESYDVICSPEAIAQVKKGSDKLKKNIDVKLAKELASILHQPEPELLKLFTTDTTSQRRIIAREIDLAQYQQLQNIIAKYRIRNEIGFEPVSKRYYPKKELACHIIGSVGIGYSDERYKVRHANRGLTGIEQKQQKNICGSFAVIQTVVDALGKPITPVDDSSLLSVQGEQLYLTIDETIQYVAERVLAETIKKHKAAGGSVIVMEPNTGEILALANEPKYDLNRFCEYAKKPELWKNISRNRAVEDVIEPGSIAKIFTAAAALEENVVSLTDKFYGYNGKIVFCNRVLRDTHPYAWLTFPEIIEVSSNIGIHQVAQRIPPATFRQYLINFGFGNRTGIELPGETYGVVPALNQWTPLTMSRIAFGQSISMSPIQITCALAAIANGGMLMKPRIVKGIYDAKGNKIKESKPEPVRRVISELTAKTLARIMEGVVERGTGTLAKLDGYRVAGKTGTAQVVSDDGRGYKSGKYNSSFIGFVPAESPRIVISVIINEPSCNGYYGGTVAAPAFKKIACEVLTQLGVNLPLPVIDTDSTKGNSDLTIAQKLPESIGNDKNNVDKPIVSDVPYPSDSPEGQRIIDGNIQLVNLDGKIPNSVPTSSLVLMPDVKGMTKRKVAYLFAQYKIPVRYVGSGIAVFQNPPAGEALKPGTNCVIYFSNLQER; from the coding sequence ATGCGGCGAACGAAACCATCAGTTCATGTAACATCACGAGCACATCAAATCCGAATTCTATTCATTCTACTTGGATTTATCATCATTTTTGCTTCAATAGGTCTAAGACTTTATCATCTCCAATGTATACAATATAAAAAGTATCGCGTACTCGCTGATAACCAGCATATTGTTAAATCGCAGTTGCCAGCAAAACGTGGTGCAATTTACGACCGTAATGGAAAAGAATTAGCGATTAGTATTGAATCTTATGATGTGATTTGTAGTCCGGAAGCAATTGCTCAGGTTAAAAAAGGTTCAGATAAATTAAAAAAGAATATTGATGTAAAATTAGCAAAAGAGTTAGCGAGTATACTCCATCAACCCGAACCCGAATTGCTTAAATTATTTACAACAGATACCACTTCCCAGCGAAGAATTATTGCCCGTGAAATAGACCTTGCTCAATATCAGCAACTACAAAACATCATCGCTAAATATCGGATTCGTAATGAAATAGGATTTGAACCCGTCTCAAAACGATACTATCCCAAAAAAGAACTAGCCTGTCATATCATTGGTTCAGTTGGGATAGGATATAGTGATGAACGCTATAAAGTCCGACATGCAAATCGCGGATTAACAGGGATAGAACAAAAACAACAAAAAAATATTTGCGGATCATTTGCAGTAATACAAACCGTAGTTGATGCCTTAGGGAAACCGATTACGCCGGTAGATGATTCCTCACTACTAAGCGTTCAAGGGGAACAGTTATATCTAACCATTGATGAGACGATTCAATATGTTGCGGAACGAGTTTTAGCAGAGACTATCAAGAAGCATAAAGCTGCTGGCGGGAGTGTAATTGTTATGGAACCAAATACGGGCGAGATATTAGCATTAGCGAATGAACCAAAATATGATTTAAATCGGTTTTGCGAATACGCAAAAAAGCCAGAACTTTGGAAAAACATTTCACGAAATCGTGCCGTTGAAGATGTAATCGAGCCTGGTTCAATAGCTAAAATATTCACAGCTGCTGCAGCTTTAGAAGAAAACGTAGTTAGCCTAACTGATAAATTTTATGGATATAATGGAAAAATAGTATTTTGCAATCGAGTATTACGCGATACCCATCCGTATGCATGGTTAACATTTCCGGAGATAATAGAAGTGAGTAGTAATATTGGAATACATCAAGTAGCGCAGCGAATACCTCCCGCAACATTTCGCCAATATCTAATAAATTTTGGTTTTGGGAATCGAACCGGCATCGAATTACCCGGAGAAACCTATGGTGTAGTTCCTGCATTGAACCAATGGACACCGTTAACCATGTCACGGATCGCATTTGGACAAAGTATTTCGATGAGTCCCATTCAGATAACCTGTGCATTAGCTGCGATAGCAAACGGCGGAATGCTTATGAAACCGAGAATTGTGAAAGGAATCTACGATGCTAAAGGAAATAAAATTAAAGAATCAAAACCTGAACCGGTGCGGCGAGTGATAAGTGAATTAACTGCAAAGACACTCGCTCGAATAATGGAGGGGGTAGTTGAACGAGGAACCGGTACATTAGCGAAACTTGACGGATATCGAGTTGCTGGTAAGACCGGAACCGCTCAGGTAGTATCAGATGATGGTCGCGGATATAAAAGTGGTAAATATAATTCGTCGTTTATTGGATTCGTGCCCGCAGAATCTCCCCGAATAGTCATTAGTGTAATTATTAATGAACCGAGTTGTAATGGGTATTATGGCGGAACAGTAGCCGCTCCAGCATTTAAAAAAATCGCATGTGAAGTATTAACCCAGTTAGGGGTAAATTTACCGTTACCGGTAATTGATACTGATAGTACGAAGGGTAATAGTGATCTAACGATAGCGCAAAAACTTCCAGAATCCATAGGAAACGATAAAAACAATGTTGATAAACCGATAGTTTCCGATGTTCCATATCCATCAGATAGCCCAGAAGGGCAACGTATTATAGATGGAAATATTCAGTTGGTAAATTTAGATGGAAAGATACCTAATTCCGTGCCAACGTCATCGTTAGTATTGATGCCTGATGTTAAAGGAATGACTAAACGGAAGGTTGCCTATCTCTTCGCACAATACAAAATACCAGTTCGGTATGTCGGTAGTGGGATTGCAGTATTTCAAAATCCCCCTGCTGGTGAAGCGCTCAAACCTGGTACGAATTGTGTAATTTATTTTTCAAATTTGCAGGAGCGATAA
- the rsmH gene encoding 16S rRNA (cytosine(1402)-N(4))-methyltransferase RsmH has product MIHDKPQIHFPVLVDEVLKYLDPKPNGVYLDATLGLGGHALEISKRIGSGGTIIGIDCDPTALEIAKKRLQAVSSKVIFVHGNFRNLTQILSQQGFSHVDGMLFDLGMSSLQLNDPKRGFSFQQSGPLDMRFDTSNRMTAADWLNSVTESALEKIIQEYGEERYAGRIARAIVQSRSIKPIRTTDQLSKIISAAVSRSSRYRRNKIHPATRTFQAIRIYVNQELANLEAALAQFIDCLSLHGRAVFISFHSLEDRRVKIQFKLLKGECVCGGQGLEGCSCPRVNRVRVLTKKPVRASAQELAFNPRARSARLRAVERIA; this is encoded by the coding sequence ATGATACATGATAAGCCGCAAATTCATTTTCCGGTTTTGGTTGATGAAGTATTGAAGTATTTGGACCCGAAACCGAATGGGGTTTATCTGGATGCAACACTTGGACTTGGCGGGCATGCGCTTGAAATAAGTAAACGAATTGGAAGTGGGGGAACCATCATTGGGATTGATTGCGATCCCACTGCACTGGAAATTGCAAAAAAAAGATTACAAGCAGTATCTTCGAAAGTAATTTTCGTGCACGGCAATTTTCGGAATTTAACTCAAATTTTAAGCCAGCAAGGATTTTCGCACGTGGATGGAATGTTATTTGATTTGGGTATGTCAAGTTTACAACTCAATGATCCTAAGCGTGGATTTAGTTTTCAACAATCGGGACCGTTAGATATGCGGTTTGATACCTCTAACCGAATGACAGCTGCAGATTGGTTGAATAGCGTAACAGAATCTGCCCTAGAAAAAATAATCCAAGAATATGGCGAAGAGCGATATGCGGGACGAATTGCTCGAGCTATTGTACAGAGTCGTTCTATTAAACCGATACGAACTACTGACCAACTATCTAAAATTATTAGTGCTGCGGTTTCGCGTAGCTCGAGGTATCGGCGGAATAAAATCCATCCGGCAACGAGAACCTTTCAAGCTATCAGAATCTATGTAAATCAAGAGTTAGCGAATCTGGAAGCAGCATTAGCGCAGTTTATAGATTGTTTATCACTCCATGGAAGAGCAGTATTTATTTCGTTTCATTCGTTAGAAGACCGAAGAGTAAAGATTCAGTTTAAATTGTTGAAGGGGGAGTGTGTTTGTGGCGGGCAAGGGCTGGAAGGATGTTCTTGCCCGCGCGTGAATCGGGTTAGAGTGTTAACTAAAAAACCTGTCCGAGCAAGTGCGCAAGAACTCGCGTTTAATCCGCGAGCACGCAGCGCAAGATTACGTGCGGTTGAACGAATCGCTTAA
- a CDS encoding PTS sugar transporter subunit IIA, translating into MVGIVLITHGNLATEMMQVCRGIAGECNAVSIITFSANESRQQLCEKVEKTIRSAERGDGVLVLVDIFGGSTANICLGMYGKNIPIEVICGVNLSMLLEAIYNCDKYSLSELAKRVVEKGKEGVVNATELCRIKLKEQKQS; encoded by the coding sequence ATGGTTGGTATCGTTTTAATTACTCACGGTAATTTAGCAACTGAAATGATGCAAGTTTGTCGCGGAATAGCCGGAGAATGTAATGCGGTATCTATTATAACCTTTTCTGCAAATGAATCTAGACAACAACTTTGTGAAAAGGTTGAAAAAACAATTCGCAGCGCTGAGCGTGGAGATGGCGTGCTGGTTCTCGTAGATATCTTCGGAGGCAGCACCGCGAATATTTGTTTGGGGATGTATGGAAAAAATATCCCTATCGAAGTAATTTGTGGTGTTAATCTTTCGATGCTATTAGAAGCAATATATAATTGCGATAAATATTCGTTATCAGAATTGGCGAAACGCGTTGTAGAAAAGGGAAAAGAAGGTGTGGTTAATGCGACAGAACTTTGTCGTATCAAATTGAAAGAACAAAAACAGTCATAA
- a CDS encoding PTS sugar transporter subunit IIB produces MGLKLIRIDDRLIHGQVVVGWVRYLNANHIIVADDVVAKDAMQKALYEMVVPRELKVTILPVAEAAEKIKQNIFAKDNIILLLSRPKDVLELVNRGVAVKSINVGGMRFEPGKRQITKSVSVNDEDCAIFNELVAKGIEIEGRAVPTDEKTDIIQACKQAVNIT; encoded by the coding sequence ATGGGACTTAAATTAATTCGAATTGATGATCGACTAATTCACGGTCAAGTGGTAGTAGGCTGGGTCCGGTATCTAAATGCAAACCATATCATTGTAGCGGATGATGTCGTAGCAAAAGATGCAATGCAAAAAGCGTTATACGAGATGGTAGTTCCCCGGGAATTAAAAGTAACGATTCTTCCTGTTGCAGAAGCAGCAGAAAAAATTAAACAAAATATTTTCGCAAAAGATAATATCATATTATTACTATCCCGTCCTAAAGATGTTCTTGAATTAGTCAATAGAGGTGTGGCTGTAAAGAGTATTAATGTTGGCGGAATGCGATTTGAGCCTGGCAAACGGCAAATTACAAAATCTGTTTCAGTTAACGATGAAGATTGTGCAATATTTAATGAGTTAGTCGCCAAAGGGATTGAAATTGAAGGACGGGCTGTACCAACTGATGAAAAAACAGATATCATACAAGCATGCAAACAAGCCGTGAACATAACTTAA
- a CDS encoding M20 family metallopeptidase, which yields METIERLKQQVIAEIDKNAQELIALSIQLHDNPELSFQEFNAVEWLTTYLFKNGFQIEKGIAELPTAFRATYKGTEDQPIIGLLAEYDALPKIGHGCGHNIMGVAGPGAAVAVKNVVPDLPGIIQVIGTPAEENGGGKILLAKKGIFDPLSVAMMVHPGTRTEVDYKNIACQSLKVEFFGKSSHASAAPEKGINALDAIILSYNMINALRQHIRQDSRIHGIITHGGEAANIVPAYASASFTVRSPDDNYLDELLEKVLNCFRAASLATGAKFEYQLSATRYASMRTNKTLALAFEKNYRKLGVEVQERNPDAGMGSSDMGNVSQIVPAIHPSIAIAPETVQEHSIDFANAAISQAGHQGLLNAAKALAMTTIDLLFDPYLLINVRNEFQETVLH from the coding sequence ATGGAAACTATTGAACGACTCAAACAGCAAGTTATTGCCGAAATAGATAAAAATGCACAAGAATTAATTGCATTAAGCATCCAACTCCATGATAATCCGGAGTTATCATTTCAGGAATTCAACGCTGTAGAATGGTTGACTACATATTTATTTAAAAATGGATTCCAAATTGAAAAAGGCATTGCAGAGTTACCAACCGCATTTCGTGCAACTTATAAAGGCACTGAAGACCAGCCAATTATTGGGTTACTAGCAGAATATGATGCGCTACCGAAAATCGGGCATGGTTGCGGGCATAATATTATGGGTGTGGCTGGACCAGGCGCGGCAGTTGCGGTGAAAAATGTTGTACCAGATTTGCCTGGTATCATTCAGGTTATTGGAACCCCTGCAGAAGAAAATGGTGGCGGAAAAATTCTTTTAGCAAAGAAAGGAATTTTTGACCCGTTATCCGTAGCTATGATGGTTCATCCCGGAACAAGAACTGAGGTGGATTATAAAAATATTGCATGTCAATCATTGAAAGTCGAATTTTTCGGTAAATCATCACATGCATCTGCTGCTCCGGAAAAAGGGATTAATGCGTTAGATGCCATCATTCTTTCATACAATATGATCAATGCTTTACGTCAGCATATTCGACAAGATTCGCGAATTCACGGGATTATAACCCATGGGGGAGAAGCTGCAAATATTGTTCCTGCATATGCGTCGGCATCATTTACAGTTCGTTCACCTGATGATAACTATTTAGATGAATTGTTAGAAAAAGTTTTGAATTGCTTTCGTGCAGCTAGCTTGGCGACAGGCGCAAAATTCGAATATCAATTATCGGCAACTCGGTATGCGAGTATGCGAACGAATAAAACATTAGCATTGGCTTTTGAAAAAAATTATCGGAAACTTGGAGTCGAAGTTCAGGAACGAAATCCTGATGCAGGAATGGGCAGTAGCGATATGGGCAATGTTAGTCAAATTGTACCGGCAATACATCCCTCAATAGCTATCGCTCCAGAAACCGTGCAAGAACATTCAATAGATTTTGCTAACGCAGCAATTTCACAAGCCGGACATCAAGGACTGCTAAATGCAGCTAAAGCACTGGCTATGACGACAATAGACTTACTTTTTGATCCTTACCTTCTAATCAATGTGAGAAATGAATTCCAAGAAACAGTTTTACACTAA